A single region of the Aquarana catesbeiana isolate 2022-GZ linkage group LG07, ASM4218655v1, whole genome shotgun sequence genome encodes:
- the STX6 gene encoding syntaxin-6, with protein MSMEDPFFVVKGEVQKAVNTAQGLFQRWTDLLQDPSIATREELDWTTNELRNNLRSVEWDLEDLDETISIVESNPRKFSLDPAEMRQRKAFISETRQCVKEMKDQMTSPSVQALAEKKNRQALLGEGTRRGWTSEPDKYKGLDQEIQSANSQFLDGQASQQQMIMEQQDEELGLVSQSIGVLKNMSQRIGNELDEQAVMLDDFSHELDTTQSRMDNVLKKLAKVSHMTSDRRQWCAIVVLLALLLVVLILFFAL; from the exons ATGTCTATGGAGGATCCGTTCTTCGTGGTGAAGGG GGAGGTCCAGAAAGCGGTGAACACAGCGCAGGGTCTGTTTCAGCGATGGACCGATCTTCTTCAGGATCCTTCTATTGCTACTCGGGAGGAGCTGGACTGGACTACTAATGAACTACGTAACAACCTGAGGAGCGTTGAGTGGGACCTTGAGGACCTCGATGAGACAATTA GTATTGTTGAATCCAATCCTCGTAAGTTCAGTCTGGATCCAGCAGAGATGAGGCAGAGAAAAGCTTTTATCAGCGAAACCCGGCAGTGTGTCAAG GAAATGAAGGATCAGATGACCAGTCCATCTGTTCAGGCCTTAGCTGAAAAGAAAAACCGGCAG GCACTTTTAGGTGAAGGGACAAGACGGGGCTGGACCAGTGAACCAGACAAGTACAAAGGGCTGGACCAGGAGATCCAGTCAGCGAACTCACAATTTCTAGATGGGCAGGCTTCACAGCAACAG ATGATCATGGAGCAGCAGGACGAGGAATTGGGGCTGGTATCTCAGAGCATCGGAGTGCTGAAGAATATGTCACAACGCATTGGAAATGAGCTGGATGAACAAGCTGT GATGCTGGATGACTTTTCACATGAATTGGACACAACACAATCTCGGATGGACAATGTTTTAAAGAAGCTGGCAAAAGTGTCTCATATGACTAGTG